A window from uncultured Desulfobacter sp. encodes these proteins:
- a CDS encoding virulence protein RhuM/Fic/DOC family protein, with translation MDKAGQIEIYQAEDGQTEIQVRLEKDTLWLSQAQMADLFDKDSDTIGLHLKNIYKSGELDRQATTEKSSVVRMEGARKVRRQIQFYNLDAIISVGYRVNSIKGTRFRIWATQRLKEYLVQGYSINRQRFQQNANELQQALNLIRKAAQAPDLASDMGRGLVDIMGRYTQTFLWLQQYDEGLLKDPTGHTGGNLPSPMDATAALEELKAQLIARGEATNFFAKSSRADSLAGIFGNLDQTVFGEPAYPTVESKAAHLIYFVVKNHPFIDGNKRSGAFLFVDFLHRNGRLLNQGGDPIINDTGLAALTLLVAESAPNQKDTIIKLIMNLLCDSETKTA, from the coding sequence ATGGATAAGGCCGGGCAAATTGAAATCTATCAGGCCGAGGACGGTCAAACAGAAATACAGGTTCGTCTTGAAAAAGATACCTTGTGGTTGTCACAAGCTCAGATGGCAGATTTATTTGATAAGGATTCCGACACCATTGGTTTGCATCTGAAGAATATTTATAAATCAGGGGAATTGGATAGGCAGGCAACTACCGAGAAATCCTCGGTAGTTCGAATGGAGGGCGCGCGAAAGGTCAGGAGGCAGATTCAATTTTACAATCTGGATGCCATTATTTCCGTGGGCTACCGGGTTAATTCAATAAAAGGGACCCGGTTTCGTATTTGGGCCACCCAACGGTTAAAAGAATATCTGGTCCAAGGGTATTCGATCAACCGTCAGCGTTTTCAGCAGAACGCCAATGAACTACAGCAGGCACTTAATCTGATTAGGAAAGCTGCTCAGGCACCCGACCTTGCATCTGATATGGGGCGTGGCCTGGTAGATATTATGGGCCGATATACTCAAACCTTTCTCTGGCTTCAGCAGTATGATGAAGGCCTTTTAAAAGATCCCACAGGGCATACCGGCGGGAATCTGCCAAGTCCGATGGATGCCACGGCCGCTTTGGAGGAATTGAAGGCACAGTTGATCGCCCGGGGAGAGGCAACCAATTTTTTTGCAAAATCTTCCCGGGCTGACAGCCTTGCCGGAATATTTGGGAATCTGGATCAAACCGTATTTGGAGAGCCTGCCTATCCCACAGTTGAAAGTAAGGCTGCACACCTGATTTATTTTGTGGTGAAGAACCACCCGTTCATTGATGGGAACAAACGAAGCGGGGCTTTTTTATTTGTGGATTTCCTACACCGAAACGGCCGACTATTAAATCAAGGTGGAGATCCCATCATAAATGATACTGGCCTGGCGGCATTGACGTTGTTGGTGGCAGAATCTGCCCCAAATCAGAAAGATACGATAATAAAGCTGATTATGAATTTGTTGTGTGATTCCGAAACAAAAACAGCATAA
- a CDS encoding pyrimidine/purine nucleoside phosphorylase produces the protein MSQFSNVTITKEANIYFDGKVTSRTVIFTDGSKKTLGIMLSGDYEFNTESKELMEILSGKLEIQLPGENWKKISGGESFEVPANSSFKLKIHAVTDYCCSYL, from the coding sequence ATGTCACAATTCAGCAATGTAACAATCACCAAAGAGGCAAATATTTATTTTGATGGTAAAGTTACGAGCAGAACAGTAATTTTCACGGATGGTTCTAAAAAGACTCTTGGTATCATGCTTTCTGGCGACTATGAATTTAATACCGAATCGAAAGAGTTGATGGAAATTCTTTCGGGCAAATTAGAGATACAATTGCCTGGGGAAAACTGGAAAAAAATATCAGGAGGAGAATCTTTCGAGGTTCCGGCAAATTCAAGTTTCAAGCTGAAAATTCACGCGGTAACCGATTACTGTTGCAGCTACTTATAA
- a CDS encoding integrase family protein codes for MPKASLTKRFIDDTELAPVGKTYFFWDNDLAGFALKVTSKKKIFFAQARVGGKNRRVTLGTYGALTPKQARDMARMELAKIAHGDDPSFERRKQKAETVPLEVVVKSYIESKKLKPLSIKDIKTHRDLNFKAWKKKPLSQINRDEVKRKFMEISERSPSQANQAFRIFRALWNYAIAEYRYPDDSPVFGENPVNILSEQKLWNTVQPRNSKVPIDKVGLAWTVLEKLNQNPGQLPASRTMVDAAMFIFLSGCRVDEATALTWDRVNTEEKWWYLDDPKNHHEVTFPLSDLACQIVNSRPKVNEYVFTSKGKYGHIKEVRTPMKKISEAIKSNVSAHDLRRTFKAVAVENGIEKWKFDLLTNHKLADVSSKHYMETSDLLYLRKEIDSIATWIIEQARIAKTDNVIPIIKKKKA; via the coding sequence ATGCCGAAAGCCTCATTAACAAAGCGTTTTATAGATGACACCGAACTTGCACCAGTAGGGAAAACGTATTTTTTTTGGGATAATGATTTAGCCGGATTTGCCTTGAAGGTCACATCCAAGAAGAAAATATTTTTTGCTCAGGCCAGGGTAGGGGGAAAAAATAGACGGGTCACATTAGGCACATATGGGGCTTTGACACCTAAACAGGCAAGGGATATGGCCCGAATGGAACTTGCAAAAATCGCCCACGGTGACGATCCTTCCTTTGAACGCCGTAAACAAAAGGCAGAGACAGTTCCTCTTGAAGTAGTTGTCAAGTCATATATTGAATCCAAGAAATTAAAACCGTTATCCATAAAGGATATTAAAACTCATCGTGATTTGAATTTTAAGGCCTGGAAAAAGAAACCTTTATCCCAAATAAACAGGGATGAAGTGAAAAGAAAGTTTATGGAAATCAGCGAGAGATCCCCGTCCCAGGCAAACCAGGCGTTCAGGATTTTTCGTGCGTTATGGAATTATGCCATTGCTGAATACAGATACCCGGATGATTCCCCCGTCTTTGGAGAGAACCCCGTAAATATTCTATCCGAACAAAAGCTTTGGAATACAGTTCAACCCCGAAACTCAAAGGTACCCATTGATAAGGTGGGATTGGCCTGGACTGTACTTGAAAAACTAAACCAGAACCCGGGACAATTACCGGCAAGCCGGACCATGGTAGATGCCGCCATGTTTATTTTCCTGTCCGGCTGCCGTGTGGATGAAGCCACGGCTTTAACCTGGGACCGGGTGAATACGGAGGAAAAATGGTGGTATTTAGACGACCCCAAAAACCATCACGAAGTTACATTTCCTCTTTCGGATCTTGCCTGCCAAATCGTAAACAGTCGTCCCAAGGTCAATGAATATGTGTTTACTTCCAAAGGTAAATACGGCCATATAAAAGAGGTCCGGACTCCCATGAAAAAAATATCTGAGGCCATTAAATCGAATGTCTCAGCCCACGACTTACGCCGGACGTTTAAAGCAGTTGCCGTTGAAAACGGAATTGAAAAATGGAAATTTGACCTGCTTACCAACCACAAATTGGCGGATGTTTCAAGTAAGCATTACATGGAAACTTCAGACTTATTATATCTGCGAAAAGAAATTGACAGCATTGCCACTTGGATCATTGAACAAGCCAGGATAGCCAAGACAGACAATGTGATACCAATAATCAAGAAAAAAAAGGCTTAA
- a CDS encoding phage/plasmid primase, P4 family, producing MMDIEEIKDKVDQRIKKADTGADVSRQDCIDSDFIHKCLMNNEFGDGEMFKRMYRADFVYNKATDCWFRWAGHHWVIDKMDDTLASVEGVAMVYQTEIKRLSKEISNLEAQNKAAGSLKSLRDLYKKRVKDLKSKNRRANCLFFAHTSKNPMAIDGSEVDQKPWLLPCSNGVVNLKTGDIEPGRPKDYLLKASPVAFPEDGIFSDMSVWEGVLLEIFDNRQDLVDFFRQICGSSMVGEVMQAVFIVMTGRGANGKSMIVKAITDILGPLAGSIRSEMLLDQNRVASSAGPTPDIMALRGLRMAFASETDDGCKISSSRVKWLTGADTITGRNPHDKYEVSFQPTHTLMLLTNHKPHASADDFAFWRRMIVLPFDVSFIVRQSPDQELAKHERDADSNLSKKLEAVYPSILAWFVKGCIEWQKAGYKLIQPAAVKAAVAAYQKDEDSVGDFIHECCIVGEGYHVTAAAVYERFEVWWKKNVSNRIPKKKRFGQWFSARFEKAKSGTIKYIGVGLRDDLEDYG from the coding sequence ATGATGGACATAGAAGAAATTAAAGACAAAGTAGACCAGCGGATAAAAAAAGCTGACACGGGTGCAGATGTATCGAGGCAGGATTGTATTGATTCTGATTTTATCCATAAATGCCTTATGAATAATGAGTTTGGAGATGGTGAGATGTTTAAGCGGATGTATCGGGCGGATTTTGTTTATAATAAAGCCACGGATTGCTGGTTTCGCTGGGCAGGTCATCATTGGGTAATAGACAAAATGGACGATACTTTAGCCTCTGTTGAGGGTGTCGCCATGGTTTACCAAACCGAAATTAAACGATTGTCTAAAGAAATTTCGAACCTGGAAGCACAAAATAAGGCTGCAGGGTCCCTCAAGTCCCTAAGGGATCTGTACAAAAAACGGGTTAAGGATTTAAAGTCAAAAAACCGCCGGGCGAACTGCCTGTTCTTTGCTCATACCAGCAAAAACCCAATGGCCATAGATGGATCCGAAGTTGATCAAAAACCATGGTTGCTTCCCTGCTCCAACGGCGTTGTAAATCTTAAGACCGGAGATATTGAACCGGGCCGCCCAAAAGACTACCTCCTGAAAGCCAGTCCGGTTGCGTTTCCGGAAGATGGGATATTTTCTGATATGTCTGTTTGGGAGGGGGTGCTGCTTGAAATTTTTGATAATCGGCAGGATCTGGTTGATTTTTTCCGGCAGATTTGTGGATCTTCAATGGTGGGCGAGGTCATGCAGGCCGTGTTTATCGTTATGACCGGGCGCGGGGCAAATGGAAAATCAATGATCGTTAAAGCGATTACTGATATTTTGGGGCCCCTGGCCGGGTCAATCCGGTCTGAAATGCTGCTGGACCAAAATCGGGTGGCAAGTTCGGCGGGTCCGACACCTGATATCATGGCGTTGCGTGGGTTGCGGATGGCGTTTGCATCTGAAACAGATGACGGATGCAAGATTTCATCCAGCCGGGTGAAGTGGTTGACCGGCGCGGATACCATCACCGGGCGAAATCCCCATGATAAATATGAGGTTTCGTTCCAGCCTACCCACACGTTGATGCTGTTGACCAATCACAAACCCCACGCCTCAGCTGATGATTTTGCATTCTGGCGGCGGATGATCGTTCTCCCTTTTGATGTGTCCTTTATCGTGAGGCAGAGCCCGGACCAGGAACTTGCCAAACACGAAAGGGATGCAGATTCGAATTTATCAAAAAAATTAGAAGCTGTTTATCCAAGTATTTTGGCTTGGTTCGTAAAGGGCTGCATTGAGTGGCAAAAAGCCGGCTATAAATTGATACAACCGGCCGCCGTTAAAGCGGCGGTGGCTGCATATCAAAAAGATGAGGATTCAGTTGGTGATTTCATCCATGAGTGCTGCATTGTCGGTGAAGGGTACCACGTCACTGCGGCGGCTGTTTATGAGCGGTTCGAGGTATGGTGGAAAAAGAACGTTTCCAACCGGATACCAAAGAAAAAACGCTTTGGGCAATGGTTTTCAGCAAGGTTTGAAAAGGCCAAATCAGGCACAATAAAATACATCGGTGTGGGTCTTAGGGACGATCTGGAAGATTATGGATAG
- a CDS encoding head maturation protease, ClpP-related encodes MNKKWFSITAQGQGKTTQADIYIFDEIGGSGISARQFISELKNIDTVKINLHINSPGGNVFDGIAIQSALKQHSANVTVFIDGLAASIASIIALAGDEITIADNAYVMIHNPTSIVYGEAKDMAQEAELLEKVADGMAGDYSRKMDISVDAARELMDAETWYLGREAVDAGFADATFEGTRAAASFNIKRFAMRAPGEVLQRFSRAKKNTPQKRNKTEITDMTGNGGLNIDERVRAALRKDRERQAKIRSIGGKFGFEKKAEEYARSGHSVEDFNTFLLNKAPKDLLGGIITQNQWPCTDCVDVIEKIKARRMAKYGTL; translated from the coding sequence ATGAATAAAAAATGGTTTTCCATAACGGCCCAAGGCCAAGGGAAAACAACCCAGGCCGATATTTATATATTCGACGAGATTGGTGGATCGGGGATATCTGCCAGGCAGTTTATCAGCGAATTGAAAAACATTGATACCGTGAAAATAAATCTCCATATCAACTCCCCGGGCGGTAACGTGTTTGACGGCATTGCCATTCAGAGTGCCCTCAAGCAGCACTCGGCGAATGTCACCGTATTTATTGACGGCTTGGCAGCCTCAATTGCTTCAATCATTGCTTTGGCCGGGGATGAAATCACTATTGCAGACAATGCCTATGTCATGATTCACAACCCCACATCAATCGTTTATGGCGAGGCAAAAGACATGGCACAAGAGGCAGAACTGTTAGAAAAAGTTGCTGATGGCATGGCCGGGGATTATTCCCGAAAAATGGATATTTCCGTTGATGCAGCCCGGGAATTGATGGATGCAGAAACTTGGTATCTGGGCAGAGAAGCCGTTGATGCTGGCTTTGCTGATGCCACTTTTGAGGGTACTCGGGCAGCCGCATCATTCAACATTAAACGATTCGCAATGAGAGCGCCTGGAGAAGTGCTTCAAAGATTTTCCAGGGCAAAAAAGAACACACCACAAAAACGAAACAAAACGGAGATTACAGATATGACAGGAAATGGTGGTCTGAATATTGATGAGAGGGTTAGAGCGGCGCTTAGAAAAGACCGCGAGCGGCAGGCTAAAATCCGCTCCATTGGGGGAAAATTTGGGTTTGAGAAAAAAGCTGAAGAGTACGCGCGATCCGGTCATAGCGTTGAAGATTTTAATACGTTCCTACTCAACAAAGCCCCTAAAGACCTGCTGGGTGGGATTATAACTCAAAACCAATGGCCGTGCACAGACTGTGTGGACGTTATTGAAAAAATTAAGGCCCGTCGCATGGCCAAATATGGAACTTTATAA